TGTAGTTCGCGTCGGTGACGGCGTCCAGGGCGGCGTTGGCGACGGCGGCACGGGGGCCGGCGAGGGCGGCGAGGGCGGAGCCGATGGGCGGGAAGATCGGCAGTTCGGCAGTCTTGCGGTAGTCGATCCACTCGATCACGCCGACTTCGTGGCTGCCGTCGGGCAGCTCGTCCAGCTCCTGCTCGGCGAGCGTCGCGCGGACGTCGGGGCTGATGTGGAAGCGGTAGATCAGGTGGAGCTTGCGCGGGGGCGGAGTCGGGCCGGGCCGGGTGACGCACTGGTCGACGACCCACAGCAGGTCTCCGCCTTCGGCGAGCGCCGTGTCCAGGCCGAGTTCCTCGGCGAGTTCACGGGCGAGGGCAACGTCGAGGTCTTCGCCGTCCTCGACGTTGCCGCCGGGCGGGGTGTAGTGGGTGGAGTCGGCGCGGTCGCGGCGGATGAGGGCGACGTCGTCGCCGCAGAACACCAGCGCCCCGGTCCGGATCTTGATCCGGGAGAACGGGGCGGGTGTGGCAGGGGTGTTCGTCATGGCGGCCAGTATCTCGGCCAGCGCCAGGTACCGGGTGGGCTTCGCCCCGACTTCACCCACCCCGCGCCCGGGGCCTTAAGTCCGCGTGCCGACGGTCAGGAGAGAGCGGGGAGGCCCGGCAGAGCGAATGCCTCGCGCCCCTGACTCATGCTGGTGTGCTCGATCCAGCCGACCGGCAGACGCAGAACGTGACGGCGCAGCTGGCAGCCGGTGGCGCGCATCACCGGGGAGAGGGGGCACGGGTCGAGCTCCTCCACCAGCAGGCTCAGCGCGGTGGTGGTCGGGTTCTTCTTCCCCGCGACCGCGATCGGCAGCCGGCCGGTGGGGGTGAGCGGGACCGGGGTGATCCGCCAGATCGGGCCGCGGACGGTGGACAGGCTGGCCTGGCCGAAGCCGCGTTCCTCGCGCGGGGTCATCGGTTCGCCGTTCGTGGCGGCGAGGCCGCAGAACAGGGCCTCGGCGCGGCCCTGGTTGACGATCTGGCCGGTGTCGATGGTGAAGGTGCGGGAGAAGAACAGGCTCGGCGGGTAGCCGGCGCGCTCCAGCGCGGCCGCGTACGCGGCGACCTGGGGGTGGACCTGTCCGTGCAGGTGCTCGGCCGCGGCAGCGGCCAACCGGCGGCCGCCTCGCGACCAGGCCGGTGACGCCCTCGAAGTCGTCGGCGAGCTTCGCCCACACCTTGGCCCGCTGCTCGGTCGCCTCGATCCGGCGGGCGGTCAAGGCCCGCGGGCACTTCCCGAACGAGACCGCCGCCCTGAAATGCGTCTACATGGCGATCATGTCCCTCGACCCCACCGGGAAGGGCCAGACCCGCTGGACCATGCGCTGGAGGACCGCCCTGAACGCCTTCGACATCACCTTCGACGACCGCCTCTCCGCAACACGTCAGCAACCTCGAACACCCTGGTTACACCGTTCGATTGACAGACCCCTCTTCGGCGGCAAAGACGGGCTGATCCGTGCGGTACGCGACAGAGCCGTCGCCGGGCTCTTCCAGAGCCTGTCGGCGGTACAGACCTCCGCCGACCCCCTGGCCGACCTCTACGCGCTGGCCGCCGCCTACCGCCACTGGGGACGGGACCACACCCACCTGTACACCGTCCTGTTCGGCGGTGTTCAGTCCTTCGAGCCCGGCGGGCAGGTCGGCGAAGCCGACCCCGTCCGCCCCCTTGTCGAAGCGATCGACCGCGCACGGGCGGCATCTCTCCTCGACGGCGAGCCCACACCCATCGCCCTGTCGATCTGGGCCACCCTCCACGGACTCGTCGCCCTCGAACTCGCCGGAGCCCTCGACACCGCCATGGCCGACACCGCATTCCGATCGGCAATCCACGCCACACTGCGCGGATGGACAACTCCCTCGGTATTCCGCGCCCTCCGCCGAACGGAACCCGGCCCCTGAGGAGAGAGCGATGCCCACGGACTCGCCGACCTCGACGGTGACAGCGCGGAGGTGGAGCGTACGGAGCCGACGTCGCGAAAGTCCCCTGTGCTGTGAAAAGCGCGCTCCTCGGCACAGGAGACGCACCCGCCTCCCCGGCGCGCGAGGGCATGACAAGATCGGGGCCATGCCTCTCCGCGTTCCTCGCCTCCGGATCGGCTCGGCCGAGATCTTTGCCCTCGCGGATGCCGAGGGCCCGTTCTTCTCCCCACGTGCCGAGGCATTCCCCGAGGCCACGGCCACACAGTGGGCCGAGGCCGACCGCTACGACCCCGGCGGGGTCGATGCCGAGGGACGGTGGCACCTGCAGTTCCGCGCGTACGCGGTCCGCAGCGACAAGGGTCTTACCGTCGTGGACGCCGGCATCGGCCCGGCGGACAGCCCGGCCAGCTCGTGGGCGCCGGTGCCTGGTTCCCTCCCCGCGTCGCTCGCCGCCGCGGGCATCGACCCGGCCGAAGTCGACACCGTGGTGCTCACGCACCTGCACACCGACCACGTCGGGTGGGCGGTCGTGACCGAGGAGGCCGTCCCGTCCCGGGACGGCGCAGGGGACGGCAACGTCTCGGCGAGCGACCGCCGCCCCTACTTCCCAAACGCCGAGTACCTGCTGCAGCGCGCCGAGTTCGACGCCCTCGACACGCTCAACCCGCAGCTTCGCGAAACCCTCACCGACCCGCTCGCGGCCGCCGGCGGGCTCCGGCTCCTCGACGGGGACACGCCGCTGCGGGCCGGGCATGTCGTCGCCACGCCGGGCCACACGCCCGGACACCAGAGCGTGCTGATCGCCGACGGGCACGAGACGGCGCTCATCACCGGAGACCTCCTGGTGCACGCGCTCCAGCTGCTCCACCCCGACCTCGCCTACGCGCACGAGGCCGACCCCGAGACGGCAAGGCACTCGAGGAAGCGCATGCTCGCACGCGAACCCGCCACCACGCTGCACCTGGCCACGCCCCACCTGACCGAGCCGTTCCTCCCGGCGTGATCGCGGCCTTGCGCGGCCGACCGGGGTCGGCGGGCCACCGCCACGCGGGCTCATCCCCGCCCTGGCCCGCGTTCGGCGCGCGGGCGACCGCTCCGGTCAGCCGGCCCCTTCTCGCGGGCGGGGACGGACCAGGGCGCCAGGGCGCCGTCGGCGAACGGTGCGAGGTCACCGCCCGTCGGGCGGCCAAGCGGGCGCGGCCCGTCCGGCCCCCGGCCCTGCGCCGGCAACCCGCGACGGACCTGCCCAGCAGCCCACCCGGGGCGGCCGCACTGGCGTGGAGAGGTTGCTGCTGGGTGGGATGGCCGGCACGGCGCTGCGAGCTCACCGACCATCCGGCGCGTCCGGCGTCATCGCGGGGACGTACGCGTCCCCAGCCGTCCGGATAAACGAGTGGCCGGCAGCGAGCGTGCCGCGGCAGGATGCTCCGCATGGCCTTGCCCACCCCCGAGCTGCACACCGCCCGCCTGCGGCTGCGGCCGTTCACCGAAGCCGACGCGGCGTCGCTCTACGCGCTGCACAGCAGCGCCGACGTGCTGCGCTATTGGGACTCCCCGCCGTGGACCGAACCAGCCCGCGCCCTGCGCTTCCTCGCGACCTGCCGGACGATCGAGGAGGAAGGCACGGGAGCGCGGGTGGCCGTCGACCGCGTCTCCGACGGCGCGTTTATCGGCTGGTGCGGCCTGACCAGCTGGAACCCGGACTTCCGCAGCGCGTCCCTGGGCTATGTCTTCGATGCTGCCGCGTGGGGCCGCGGCTACGCCACGGAGACAGCGCACGCCGTCCTGCGGTGGGCGTTCGACACCCTGGACCTGAACCGCGTCCAGGCCGAGACCGACACACGCAACATGGCGTCCGCGCGGGTCTTGGAGAAGCTCGGCTTCGTCCGCGAAGGCACCCTCCGCGAGGACTGCGTCGTCAACGGCGACGTCTCCGACTCCTGGGTCTTCGGCCTCCTCCGCCGCGAGTGGCACCCGACCGCCGCGCCTACGGCCAGCCGCCGCTGATACGGGGGGTGCAGCAGCTGTTGATCCGAAACGCTTTGAGTTCAGGCTCCTTGATGGCGTGTGAGTGATCTGGTGGGGGATGCGCGGGCCTGGTCGCCGGACGCGCAGGAGGCCGTGCGGTTGCTGGCGGTGTCCGCGCTGGTGGAGGGCCGGGACCGGGTAGAGGTGGCCGCTCTGTTCAAGCACTGCTGTCGCGCCCGCGAGGCCGTCGCGCGGGCGAGCATCAGGTCCTGTCCGAGGCCGGGCTGCCGCCGTCCGGCAGGCCGTCCTCGACCACATCCCCTGTGACCTGGGGCTTTCGGGTCAGCTGTGGAAACGCAGGCAGACAGGCGAGCTGATCTTCAAGGTGTACCAGGTCCGGTTCACCGAGCCCGGCGTGGGCAAGTACCTCAAGCGCGGGGGCTGACCTTCCAGCGTCCGGACAAGCGGGCGGTCGAGCAGGATCCGGAGGCGGTCCGGGTCTGGCACGAGGAGACCTGGCCGGCGATCCGGGCCAGGGCGAGGGCGGAGAACGCCGAGGTTCTCTTCGGCGACCAGGTCGGGGTCCGTTCGGACCAGGTCACCGGCAGCACCTGGGGTGTCGAGGGCGTCACTCCCCTCGTGCGCCGCACTGGGAACCGGTTCTCCGTGAACGCGATGTCCGCGATCAGCACGAAGGGCCGGATGCATTTCATGGTCTTCGCCGAGTCGTTCGACGCAAAGGTCATGTGCCGCTTCCTGGACCGGCTCGTCGGGCACCTCGACCGCAAGGTCCACCTGGTCGTCGACCGGCACCCGGCCCACCGCTCGAAAGCCGTCCGGGCCAGGCTCGTCGACCACGCCGACGAGACCGAGCTGCACTTCCTGCCGTCGTACTCACCCGAGCTGAACCCCGACGAGCGCGTCAACGCCGACCTCTTGCGCAGCCTGCCGCACACCCATCGAGCCAGGAACCAAGCCGAACTCGCCGCCGAAACACGCCGGTTCTTCCACCGCCGGCAACGCCATCCCCACCTCGTGCGCGGATACTTCGGCGGCCAGCATGTCCGCTGCATCCCCGACGAGTGAACCCCACGGGTTTCTGATCAACAGGCGCCCCTGAAGTGCGGGCCGGAATCCGGTCGCGCGCGGTCCGGATTCCGGCTGCAGGGGCCGGGAGCGGATTCCGTGTCTGTACGCCGCCCCTGGCGCGGGCTGCCCGCCGCCGGTCGGGGACCCCGGAATGCGCGAGGGCCGCCACCGCGGGTGGCGGCCCTCGGCCCTCGGCCGGGTCGTCCGATGCCCTGCTGGGCCACGGCGGTCGTCGGCGGACTCGCCGACCCGGGGCCTCGTCACCGCCGCCAGGCCTTTCTCACGTGAAGGCGAGGCCGGCGGTGCCGCCGCAGGCAAGGACGGCCGGGGCGTGCCGGCCCGGTTCGGTACGGGGTATGCCGGGGGCGGAGGTGAAGCGGGCACGGATGCTCACGTCAGCAGCCGCCGTCCACGCTGCAGGCGGCGCCGTGGATCGCGGCCTCTTCCTCTCGTGCGGCGTGGGCGTCGAGGATCGCCTTGCGCAGCCGGGGAACGCTGGGGACGCCCTCGATGCGGGTGTCTCCGACGAGGAGGGTGGGCACGGACTGGATGCGGTGGGCGGCGGCCTCGCGCAGGGCATCCTGGTGGGCGGCGCTGTACGTGCCGTCGTCGAGGGCCTTGCGTAGCGCCTGGCCGTTCAGGCCGATCTCCTCCGCGAGCCGGACGAGGACGTCCGGCTGTCCGAGGTCCTGGTCCTCCTGGAAGAAGGCGCGGAACATGCGGGCGGTGTACTCGGTGCCCCTGCCCTGTTCGGCGGCGTACTGGTAGCCCTCGAACGCGAGCCGCGTGTAGGGCTGCGGGGAGACGGTGGGCAGCGTGATGTCGACGCCCATGCGGCGGGCCATGGGGTACACGGCGCGCTGCCAGATGGCCGGCAGGTACTCGTCCTCCGGGCGCAGGGTGGGGTGCGGGTGGGGCCGCAGCTCGAAGGGCTTCCACTCGATCTCGACATCGATGCCGAGGCCCTCGATCGCCTCTTCCAGGGGCCCTTCCGCCAGCATGCAGAAGGGGCAAACGTAGTCGGACCAGATCCGGATCTTCACCGGGTCGCTCTTGGCCTGGCCGTTCGCTGTGCGGTCGTGTGCCACCGGGGCGTTCCCTGTCTGGTCGCTGGTTGCCTGGCCGCTCACTGCAGTCCGCCCTTCCGGCGTGCCAGGAATTCCTGGAACGGCACTTCGTGACTCTCGACGGGGGCGTGCGTCACCTTGAGCGGCCACGCGGTCGGGTCGGTGGAGAAGATGGTGTACGAGCCGGCGTAGTCGAAGCCGTAGGCGGCTGCGGTCCTGCGGTCGGCGGCGTACACGATGTGCTCGACGTCGAAGTAGAGGGCCGCCATGTAGCACAGCGCGCAGGGCTCGCCCGAGGCGATGAGGGTGGCTCCCGCGACGCCGAACCGGCCGGCCCTGCGCGTCGCCTCGCGCAGGGCGACGACTTCGGCGTGGGCGGTGGGGTCGTTGTCCTCGGCGACGCGGTTGAAGCCGGTGCCCAGGACGTGGCCGTCGCGTACGACGATCCCCGAGAAGGGGATGCCGCCCTCGGCGACGTGCTGTCGGCTGATCCTGACCGCTTCCTCCACGTGGGGGGTGAGCTGGTCGAGTAAGTCAAGAGGCATGGCGGAGTGAGTCCTTGGGAGACGGAGGGGCGGATCGGCGGAGGTACCGCGCGGGCCGCAGGGGGGCGGCCCGTCGTCCTCGCCGAGAGGTGCCCGGGGGTGCTGGATGCGCTCAGACGCCGGCGCTCTGGGCGGCCTGCGGCCGCTCGACGGCTGCCTGCGTGTCGTCCGCACCGCTCGTCTTGTCGGCGAGCTTCAGCCAGACGACGCCCGCGATGATGACGGCGAGCCACACGGACTGGACGAGGTTGAGCTGCTCGTCGAAGAAGACGGGGCCGAGCGCCGCGGCTCCGACGGCTCCGATGCCGGCCCAGACGGCGTAGCCGGTGCCGACGTCGATGGTCTTGAGGGCGACGCTCAGCGCCCACAGGGTCAGCAGGAAGAAGACGACGGCGACCAGGGACCAGGTCAGCTGCGTGAAGCCGTTGCTGCCGCCGACGGAGAGCGCGTAACCGATCTCGAACGTGCCGGCGAGGAGGAGCATGAGCCAGGCGTTGGCCGCGGAGCTGTTGTTCGAGGACATGAGCGGAGGTTCCTTTCGGTAGGGCGTGAAGGCCTGGGAGTGGGAGTGCGCAGGGCGCGCGGGCCCGCGGGGCGCACGGAGCCGAGGAGGGGGAGGCGCGCAGGCCCGAGGTGGGCTTGCCGGTCGGCCGGGTGCGGCCGCGGATCAGGCGGCGCCGCTGAGCTGGAGGCCGACGACCCCGACGATGACGGCCGCGATGCCCAGGGCCTTCTTCCAGTTGAGCTTCTGGCCGAACAGCAGGGCGCCGAGCAGGGTGATGCCGACGCCGGAGACCGAGGTCCACAGGGCGTAGCCGACGCCGACGTTGAACGTCAGCAGGGCACGGCTGAGGAAGTAGGTGCCGAGGGCGCCGCTGACCAGGGTGATCGCGGTCCATTTGCGGTTCTTGAAGCCTTCGGCCTTGCCTGCCGCGAGTGCGACGCCGATCTCGAAGACGACGGCGATGGCGAGGTAGAGCCACTGCATGAGGGAAGCCCCTTCCATTTGGTTGCTTGTGCATGCAAGAAGATGATGACCGACTACCCCCTGAGGCGCAATCGGGGAAACGCCATGAGCTTGCATGCGCATGTACTCTGGTGTCAAACAGGCACTCCCTGAGGACGCACGTATGGCAACTTCACCCCTCGCAGCCCGGCACAACTCCGACCAAGCCGTGTGGAATCGCGTGCTCAGGGTCCACGCGCACGTCGAACGCGAGCTGGCTGCGGCCCTCCAGCGACGGCACGCGATCGGCCTGTCGGAGTTCCGCTCCCTGGAGCACCTGCACCGCTCCGAGACGAGCGAGCTGCGGATGCAGGACCTGGCGGACAAGGTGGGCCTCGGCCAGTCGTCGGTGACGCGGCTGGTGGGCCGGCTGGAGTCGGCGGGCTTCGCCTTCAAGGACCTGTGCCCCTCGGACAAGCGGGGCGTCTACGCGGTCATCACCGACGAGGGCCGCCAACGCTACGAGGCCGCGCGCGCCACCTACGCGGAAACCCTGTCCTCCGCACTGAACACGCTCGCCGCCGACCCCGAGCTCGGCGCGACGGTCCGGGCACTGCGCACGCCCCAGGACTGACGGGCCCCCGCTCCCCGTACCGGACCGCCGCACCGCACAGCGCGCCACGGCACGCTGCGGCGGGCCTTGACGCGGCCACCACCCCCGATATCGCCACAGCACGGCCCCGCGACGCGGTGCAGCCGTCCGGAGCCCGGTGACATTCCGGCTCCGGACCGCCGCACCGCGTCGCAGCCGTTTTCAGGCCCCCCGCGCGTATTCCGCATCGAACTTCATTGCTTGATCAAGCAAAAACGAATGCATTGAGTCACACTCACTTCGCCAAGTAGGTGCTTGACCAAACATGTACTTGCCCGGATACCTTCTTGCTCGACACCGCAAGATTCGAACAGCCGAGCGACCACTGTGGTCGCGGCTGAGCCGACCGCAAGGAATCCGCCGTGCCATCGCCCCGCCTGGCCGAGACCGTCGCCGTCCACGGTCGTCACCGGCCCCACAGCATCGCGCTCCACTTCCGAGACCAGGCCGTCACCTACGGCCGACTGCACGAGCTGACCCAGGATCTGCGCGACCAACTGCACCGCCTCGGTCTCCCGGCAGGCAGCACCGTGTGCGTGCCGGCGCACAAAACGCCGCAGACCATCGCGCTGCTGCTCGCCGTCTTCCACGAGGGACACATCGCCCTGGCCCCCTCCCCCGACCTCGGCAGCGCCGCCCGCGGGCGGATCGCCCGCCAGGCCCGGGTCCGGCACCTGCTGGCCGCCGACGCCGACGGAGTGCTCGACGCGACACCCGTGACGCCCGACGAGGACGAGGCGACGGGATTCGCGACGCCGGACCCGGAGCGGACGCGTCTGCTGCTGACCACGTCCGGCTCGACCGGTACCCCCAAGATCGTGCCGATCGAGGCCGCCGGCTTCGACGCCTTCGCCGACTGGGCCGTCGACGAGTTCGCGCTGACACCGTGCGAGACGGCGCTCTCGTACGCGCCGCTCAACTTCGACCTCGCCCTCCTGGACGTCTGGACGTTCCTGCGCCTCGGCGCGTCCGTGGTGCTGGTCGACAGGGAGCGCGCCACCGACGCCACGCACCTGGCCTCGCTCGCCGCCGGCCACGGACCCACCTTCGTCCAGGGCGTGCCGATGATGTACCGGCTGCTCCTCGAGGGCAGTGCGGGCAACGGCGCGGGCGCCACCTTCGACACCGTGCGCCACGCCGTCTTCACCGGCGACCGGCTCCCGGCCGACCTGCTGGCCCCGATCGCGTCGGCGTTCCCCGGCGCCGCCTTCCACAACATATTCGGCTGCACGGAAACCAACGACTCCTTCATCCACCGCGTCGACCCCACGGCGACCGGGCCGATGCCCATCGGCCTCCCGGTACGCGGCACCGACGCCCTCGTCCTGGACGCCGAGGGGCAGCGGGTGGAGGGGGCGGGCACGGGTGAGCTGCTGGTGGCCACCCCGTTCCAGACCCGCGGCTATCTGCGCGAGGAGCTGAACGAGACCGCGTTCGCCCGCATCGACGGCCGCGACTTCTACCGCACCGGCGACATCGTCTCCCGCGGCGCCGACGGCCTGTACTTCCTCGAGGGCCGCGCGGACTGGCACGTCAAGGTCAGGGGGGTGCGCACGAACCTCCAGGAGGTGGAGAGCGTGCTCGCGTCCCACCCCGACGTCGCCGAGGCCGTCGTCGTACCGCTGCCCGACCCGCAGGCCGGCGTCCGGCTGCACGCCCACGTGACCCGCCGCCCGGGCACCGGACTCACCAGCCTGCGCCTGCGCACCCACTCGGGCCGGCACCTGCCCCGCCACGCCATACCGGCCTCCGTGCACCTCACCGACGCACCACTGCCCCGCACTTCGACGGGGAAACCCGACCGCAATCTCATCAAGCAGAACCGTATGAAGGAGATCGACGCATGAGCACCACGGACATCGCCGGTGAGATCCGCGCCTACGTCGTGGGCCAGTTCCTCGCCGGGGAGGACACCACGGACCTGACCGGGGACTACGACCTGATCGACTCCGGCGTCATCGACAGCCTGGGCTTGGTGCGTCTGCTCTCGCACCTCACGCGGGCCTTCGACATCGCCGTCGACGACATCGAGTTGACGCCGGACAACTTCCGCACCCTCGACTCCATCACCGCCGTGGTCGAGGCGCACGCCCCGGTACGGGCCGCCTGACCTCCGCCGCACCCTCCACAGGTGCAAAGCGCCCGGGCACCCCCGGGCACGACGCGCCGCCACACACCACGGGCGCGACGCACCACGCACGACCTCACCGCCACGCACCCCTCATCGACCGAAGGAGAACCCGGAATGTTCGTTCGCAGCCTTGATGACGTCGCTCCCGTCGAGTGGGGCAACGGCCTGAGCACCCGGCTGCTGACCAAGTCCGACGGCATGGGCTTCGCGGTCTGCGACACGATCGTCCGCCAGGGCACCACCAGCGCCCTGCAGTACCGCAACCACCTGGAGGCCTGCTACTGCGTCGGCG
Above is a genomic segment from Streptomyces globosus containing:
- a CDS encoding TetR-like C-terminal domain-containing protein encodes the protein MYTVLFGGVQSFEPGGQVGEADPVRPLVEAIDRARAASLLDGEPTPIALSIWATLHGLVALELAGALDTAMADTAFRSAIHATLRGWTTPSVFRALRRTEPGP
- a CDS encoding MarR family winged helix-turn-helix transcriptional regulator; protein product: MATSPLAARHNSDQAVWNRVLRVHAHVERELAAALQRRHAIGLSEFRSLEHLHRSETSELRMQDLADKVGLGQSSVTRLVGRLESAGFAFKDLCPSDKRGVYAVITDEGRQRYEAARATYAETLSSALNTLAADPELGATVRALRTPQD
- a CDS encoding MBL fold metallo-hydrolase, giving the protein MPLRVPRLRIGSAEIFALADAEGPFFSPRAEAFPEATATQWAEADRYDPGGVDAEGRWHLQFRAYAVRSDKGLTVVDAGIGPADSPASSWAPVPGSLPASLAAAGIDPAEVDTVVLTHLHTDHVGWAVVTEEAVPSRDGAGDGNVSASDRRPYFPNAEYLLQRAEFDALDTLNPQLRETLTDPLAAAGGLRLLDGDTPLRAGHVVATPGHTPGHQSVLIADGHETALITGDLLVHALQLLHPDLAYAHEADPETARHSRKRMLAREPATTLHLATPHLTEPFLPA
- a CDS encoding DMT family transporter, producing MQWLYLAIAVVFEIGVALAAGKAEGFKNRKWTAITLVSGALGTYFLSRALLTFNVGVGYALWTSVSGVGITLLGALLFGQKLNWKKALGIAAVIVGVVGLQLSGAA
- a CDS encoding NUDIX domain-containing protein yields the protein MTNTPATPAPFSRIKIRTGALVFCGDDVALIRRDRADSTHYTPPGGNVEDGEDLDVALARELAEELGLDTALAEGGDLLWVVDQCVTRPGPTPPPRKLHLIYRFHISPDVRATLAEQELDELPDGSHEVGVIEWIDYRKTAELPIFPPIGSALAALAGPRAAVANAALDAVTDANYTWV
- a CDS encoding DMT family transporter, with amino-acid sequence MSSNNSSAANAWLMLLLAGTFEIGYALSVGGSNGFTQLTWSLVAVVFFLLTLWALSVALKTIDVGTGYAVWAGIGAVGAAALGPVFFDEQLNLVQSVWLAVIIAGVVWLKLADKTSGADDTQAAVERPQAAQSAGV
- a CDS encoding GNAT family N-acetyltransferase; this encodes MALPTPELHTARLRLRPFTEADAASLYALHSSADVLRYWDSPPWTEPARALRFLATCRTIEEEGTGARVAVDRVSDGAFIGWCGLTSWNPDFRSASLGYVFDAAAWGRGYATETAHAVLRWAFDTLDLNRVQAETDTRNMASARVLEKLGFVREGTLREDCVVNGDVSDSWVFGLLRREWHPTAAPTASRR
- a CDS encoding DsbA family oxidoreductase, encoding MLAEGPLEEAIEGLGIDVEIEWKPFELRPHPHPTLRPEDEYLPAIWQRAVYPMARRMGVDITLPTVSPQPYTRLAFEGYQYAAEQGRGTEYTARMFRAFFQEDQDLGQPDVLVRLAEEIGLNGQALRKALDDGTYSAAHQDALREAAAHRIQSVPTLLVGDTRIEGVPSVPRLRKAILDAHAAREEEAAIHGAACSVDGGC
- a CDS encoding nucleoside deaminase; this translates as MPLDLLDQLTPHVEEAVRISRQHVAEGGIPFSGIVVRDGHVLGTGFNRVAEDNDPTAHAEVVALREATRRAGRFGVAGATLIASGEPCALCYMAALYFDVEHIVYAADRRTAAAYGFDYAGSYTIFSTDPTAWPLKVTHAPVESHEVPFQEFLARRKGGLQ
- a CDS encoding AMP-binding protein, with amino-acid sequence MPSPRLAETVAVHGRHRPHSIALHFRDQAVTYGRLHELTQDLRDQLHRLGLPAGSTVCVPAHKTPQTIALLLAVFHEGHIALAPSPDLGSAARGRIARQARVRHLLAADADGVLDATPVTPDEDEATGFATPDPERTRLLLTTSGSTGTPKIVPIEAAGFDAFADWAVDEFALTPCETALSYAPLNFDLALLDVWTFLRLGASVVLVDRERATDATHLASLAAGHGPTFVQGVPMMYRLLLEGSAGNGAGATFDTVRHAVFTGDRLPADLLAPIASAFPGAAFHNIFGCTETNDSFIHRVDPTATGPMPIGLPVRGTDALVLDAEGQRVEGAGTGELLVATPFQTRGYLREELNETAFARIDGRDFYRTGDIVSRGADGLYFLEGRADWHVKVRGVRTNLQEVESVLASHPDVAEAVVVPLPDPQAGVRLHAHVTRRPGTGLTSLRLRTHSGRHLPRHAIPASVHLTDAPLPRTSTGKPDRNLIKQNRMKEIDA
- a CDS encoding IS630 family transposase; translated protein: METQADRRADLQGVPGPVHRARRGQVPQARGLTFQRPDKRAVEQDPEAVRVWHEETWPAIRARARAENAEVLFGDQVGVRSDQVTGSTWGVEGVTPLVRRTGNRFSVNAMSAISTKGRMHFMVFAESFDAKVMCRFLDRLVGHLDRKVHLVVDRHPAHRSKAVRARLVDHADETELHFLPSYSPELNPDERVNADLLRSLPHTHRARNQAELAAETRRFFHRRQRHPHLVRGYFGGQHVRCIPDE
- a CDS encoding acyl carrier protein; translation: MSTTDIAGEIRAYVVGQFLAGEDTTDLTGDYDLIDSGVIDSLGLVRLLSHLTRAFDIAVDDIELTPDNFRTLDSITAVVEAHAPVRAA